In Betta splendens chromosome 22, fBetSpl5.4, whole genome shotgun sequence, the following proteins share a genomic window:
- the zgc:109986 gene encoding uncharacterized protein zgc:109986 isoform X2, with protein sequence MNFLEAKSDLKHLLSKVSPIELPKLLDWIRNSDELDELLLDNRKVMLQSIADELRTRLPLDATLPSETRAQRKMQLQPRPTVHVDAFLYDEEQVDALCEEGTMSRTYCLSCGSSRTAPLDFISHSFSVPELQFLFQNVLPDLSGRVLVDVGSRLGAVLYGGYVFSSASQLIGLELSEEFVQLQNDILLRFRLNDRVQVLHCDVCTQDVLLQNADILIMNNVFEFFMEPSEQVRAWRFIMQNFRKTGSLLVTVPSLQESLDALQEVQQPSWLEEVPVDSNVYLGKDTDPDALRQIHLYQVK encoded by the exons ATGAATTTTCTTGAAGCAAAGTCGGATCTGAAGCACCTGCTCAGCAAAGTGAGTCCAATCGAGCTCCCGAAGCTGCTGGACTGGATCCGGAACTCCG ACGAGCtggacgagctgctgctggacaacaGGAAGGTGATGCTGCAGAGCATCGCCGATGAACTGAGGACCCGTCTGCCTCTGGACGCCACGTTGCCCTCTGAGACCAGGGCTCAGCGTAAG ATGCAGTTGCAGCCACGGCCAACTGTTCATGTGGACGCTTTCCTGTACGACGAGGAGCAGGTGGACGCTCTGTGCGAGGAGGGAACCATGAGCCGGACCTACTGCCTCAGCTGTGGATCCTCCAGGACGGCGCCTCTGG attTTATCTCACACTCATTCTCGGTACCAGAGCTTCAGTTTCTGTTCCAGAACGTTCTACCAGACCTAAGTGGTCGGGTACTGGTGGATGTTGGGTCCAGACTGGGAGCGGTGCTGTATGGG ggttACGTGTTCAGCTCTGCCTCTCAGCTCATCGGTCTGGAGCTCAGTGAAGAGTTTGTCCAGCTGCAGAACGACATCTTGCTCAGGTTCAGACTCAACGACAGAGTTCAG GTTCTCCATTGTGACGTCTGCACGCAGGACGTCCTGCTACAGAATGCCGACATTTTGATCATGAACAACGTGTTCGAGTTCTTCATGGAACCTAGTGAGCAAGTGAG GGCTTGGAGGTTCATCATGCAGAACTTCAGGAAGACTGGGTCTTTATTGGTGACTGTCCCCAGTCTGCAGGAAAGTCTGGATGCTTTGCAG gaggtgcagcaaCCCAGCTGGTTGGAGGAAGTTCCTGTGGACTCCAATGTCTACCTGGGCAAGGACACAGACCCTGATGCCCTTAGACAGATCCACCTGTACCAGGTCAAGTGA
- the zgc:109986 gene encoding uncharacterized protein zgc:109986 isoform X3, which translates to MLQSIADELRTRLPLDATLPSETRAQRKMQLQPRPTVHVDAFLYDEEQVDALCEEGTMSRTYCLSCGSSRTAPLDFISHSFSVPELQFLFQNVLPDLSGRVLVDVGSRLGAVLYGGYVFSSASQLIGLELSEEFVQLQNDILLRFRLNDRVQVLHCDVCTQDVLLQNADILIMNNVFEFFMEPSEQVRAWRFIMQNFRKTGSLLVTVPSLQESLDALQQEVQQPSWLEEVPVDSNVYLGKDTDPDALRQIHLYQVK; encoded by the exons ATGCTGCAGAGCATCGCCGATGAACTGAGGACCCGTCTGCCTCTGGACGCCACGTTGCCCTCTGAGACCAGGGCTCAGCGTAAG ATGCAGTTGCAGCCACGGCCAACTGTTCATGTGGACGCTTTCCTGTACGACGAGGAGCAGGTGGACGCTCTGTGCGAGGAGGGAACCATGAGCCGGACCTACTGCCTCAGCTGTGGATCCTCCAGGACGGCGCCTCTGG attTTATCTCACACTCATTCTCGGTACCAGAGCTTCAGTTTCTGTTCCAGAACGTTCTACCAGACCTAAGTGGTCGGGTACTGGTGGATGTTGGGTCCAGACTGGGAGCGGTGCTGTATGGG ggttACGTGTTCAGCTCTGCCTCTCAGCTCATCGGTCTGGAGCTCAGTGAAGAGTTTGTCCAGCTGCAGAACGACATCTTGCTCAGGTTCAGACTCAACGACAGAGTTCAG GTTCTCCATTGTGACGTCTGCACGCAGGACGTCCTGCTACAGAATGCCGACATTTTGATCATGAACAACGTGTTCGAGTTCTTCATGGAACCTAGTGAGCAAGTGAG GGCTTGGAGGTTCATCATGCAGAACTTCAGGAAGACTGGGTCTTTATTGGTGACTGTCCCCAGTCTGCAGGAAAGTCTGGATGCTTTGCAG caggaggtgcagcaaCCCAGCTGGTTGGAGGAAGTTCCTGTGGACTCCAATGTCTACCTGGGCAAGGACACAGACCCTGATGCCCTTAGACAGATCCACCTGTACCAGGTCAAGTGA
- the zgc:109986 gene encoding uncharacterized protein zgc:109986 isoform X1 translates to MNFLEAKSDLKHLLSKVSPIELPKLLDWIRNSDELDELLLDNRKVMLQSIADELRTRLPLDATLPSETRAQRKMQLQPRPTVHVDAFLYDEEQVDALCEEGTMSRTYCLSCGSSRTAPLDFISHSFSVPELQFLFQNVLPDLSGRVLVDVGSRLGAVLYGGYVFSSASQLIGLELSEEFVQLQNDILLRFRLNDRVQVLHCDVCTQDVLLQNADILIMNNVFEFFMEPSEQVRAWRFIMQNFRKTGSLLVTVPSLQESLDALQQEVQQPSWLEEVPVDSNVYLGKDTDPDALRQIHLYQVK, encoded by the exons ATGAATTTTCTTGAAGCAAAGTCGGATCTGAAGCACCTGCTCAGCAAAGTGAGTCCAATCGAGCTCCCGAAGCTGCTGGACTGGATCCGGAACTCCG ACGAGCtggacgagctgctgctggacaacaGGAAGGTGATGCTGCAGAGCATCGCCGATGAACTGAGGACCCGTCTGCCTCTGGACGCCACGTTGCCCTCTGAGACCAGGGCTCAGCGTAAG ATGCAGTTGCAGCCACGGCCAACTGTTCATGTGGACGCTTTCCTGTACGACGAGGAGCAGGTGGACGCTCTGTGCGAGGAGGGAACCATGAGCCGGACCTACTGCCTCAGCTGTGGATCCTCCAGGACGGCGCCTCTGG attTTATCTCACACTCATTCTCGGTACCAGAGCTTCAGTTTCTGTTCCAGAACGTTCTACCAGACCTAAGTGGTCGGGTACTGGTGGATGTTGGGTCCAGACTGGGAGCGGTGCTGTATGGG ggttACGTGTTCAGCTCTGCCTCTCAGCTCATCGGTCTGGAGCTCAGTGAAGAGTTTGTCCAGCTGCAGAACGACATCTTGCTCAGGTTCAGACTCAACGACAGAGTTCAG GTTCTCCATTGTGACGTCTGCACGCAGGACGTCCTGCTACAGAATGCCGACATTTTGATCATGAACAACGTGTTCGAGTTCTTCATGGAACCTAGTGAGCAAGTGAG GGCTTGGAGGTTCATCATGCAGAACTTCAGGAAGACTGGGTCTTTATTGGTGACTGTCCCCAGTCTGCAGGAAAGTCTGGATGCTTTGCAG caggaggtgcagcaaCCCAGCTGGTTGGAGGAAGTTCCTGTGGACTCCAATGTCTACCTGGGCAAGGACACAGACCCTGATGCCCTTAGACAGATCCACCTGTACCAGGTCAAGTGA